Proteins encoded in a region of the Ranitomeya imitator isolate aRanImi1 chromosome 9, aRanImi1.pri, whole genome shotgun sequence genome:
- the LOC138649505 gene encoding vomeronasal type-2 receptor 26-like yields MSSSKLSIHHTDSSSTVYKNKVSQSCSLAPPLLSGQTENYKLKTSIPSKVFSVYGDILEDYEINNHFIVNQRLHSNVVGYISPEMIDNRNLPDFFINDSLIQWKTINNEKPKSQCTKSCLPGSRKVPGNTIYFCCYGCIPCSEGEISNTSDNENCRKCPDHEWSNENKTQCVPKLLEFLSYSDDGIPVIALSGSILLLTVTAVILGIFFRFQHTPIVRANNKNLSFILLISIMLTFLCVFLFLGRPVDSTCMLRQICTGLLLSISISSLLAKTIMVYIAFKATKPGSVWRAWTGVKLPNCVLLICTSVQVVICMSWVTLCPPFQELDTHSYTEKIIVQCNEGSDLWFYSVLGYMGILAAVSFITAFLARTLPDSFNEAKYITFSMLVFCSVWIAMIPAYLSTRSKYTVAVEMFAILTSNAGLLGCIFFPKCYIIFCRPEQNTKSYIMSRTA; encoded by the exons atgagttctagcaaactcagcatccaccatactgactccagctccactgtctacaAAAACAAAGTCTCTCAGTCCtgctctctagcaccacctctgctgtcaggacaaaccgAGAATTACAAGTTGAAGACGAGCATACCCTCGAA GGTTTTCTCGGTGTATGGAGATATCTTAGAGGATTACGAAATTAATAATCACTTTATAGTCAATCAAAGATTGCACTCGAACGTTGTTGGTTACATTTCACCTGAAATGATAGATAACCGCAATCTGCCAGACTTCTTCATCAACGACAGTTTAATTCAGTGGAAAACCATTAACAATGAG aaaccaaagtctCAATGTACAAAAAGTTGTCTACCAGGAAGCAGAAAAGTCCCAGGAAATACAATCTATTTTTGTTGTTATGGGTGTATTCCTTGTTCTGAAGGAGAAATATCAAACACCTCTG ATAATGAAAACTGCAGGAAATGTCCTGATCATGAATGGTCCAATGAGAACAAGACCCAATGTGTCCCCAAACTGCTAGAATTTCTCTCTTACTCTGATGATGGAATACCAGTAATTGCTCTATCAGGATCCATTTTGCTTCTTACAGTGACAGCAGTAATACTGGGGATTTTTTTTAGATTTCAACACACCCCAATCGTGAGAGCAAATAACAAGAACCTGAGCTTTATTCTCCTGATCTCCATCATGCTCACCTTCCTCTGTGTCTTCTTGTTCCTGGGTCGTCCAGTGGATAGTACCTGCATGTTACGTCAGATCTGTACTGGACTACTACTCTCAATATCCATCTCTTCATTGTTAGCAAAGACCATAATGGTTTACATCGCTTTTAAAGCCACCAAGCCTGGAAGTGTGTGGAGAGCATGGACTGGAGTAAAACTCCCGAATTGCGTGCTCCTGATCTGCACCTCTGTCCAGGTGGTCATCTGTATGAGTTGGGTGACCCTCTGTCCCCCCTTCCAGGAGCTGGACACACACTCTTATACAGAGAAGATCATAGTTCAGTGTAATGAAGGCTCCGATCTTTGGTTCTACTCTGTCCTGGGATATATGGGGATTCTGGCTGCTGTTAGTTTTATTACAGCTTTCTTGGCCCGGACATTACCGGACAGTTTTAATGAGGCCAAGTACATCACCTTCAGCATGTTGGTGTTCTGCAGTGTCTGGATAGCCATGATCCCAGCTTATCTCAGCACTAGAAGTAAATACACGGTAGCCGTGGAGATGTTTGCCATCCTGACCTCTAATGCTGGACTTTTAGGCTGTATATTTTTCCCTAAATGTTACATAATTTTCTGCAGACCTGAGCAAAATACAAAGTCCTATATAATGAGCCGGACTGCATGA